The Streptomyces sp. NBC_01439 genome contains the following window.
GTACGCCGTTTGCGGGCAGTCGGGTGCGGAGACAACTTCCCTGGGGGACCGTACGCATGACCGGTCGTCACCCCGCACCGCTCGCGGCAGAGCCCGCAAGGCATGGGGGAGCCGGCGCCATGGCGCTCACACAGCCCGAACCGGGCGGGGTGCTGCACGAGGGGACAGGTCCGCGGACCGGAGCCCTGCGCGGCACGCTCGCCACCACCGCCTGCATGGAGACCCTCCAGGTGGGATACCTGCACGCCGTCGCGGCCGCCGCCGGGTGCTCGCTCTCCCAGCCCTTCCCCGACAACGGCATCGACTGGCACGTCTCCCACGGAGCGCCCGAACACGTCGTCGACGACGAGGTCACCATCAAGGTGCAGCTCAAGGCGACCTACCAGATACCGCCGCGGCCGGCCGGGGCCACCTTCGGGTTCACCCTCGACAACGAGCACCTGGTGAAGCTGGCCCGGACTCCCGTCGCCGTCCACAAGATCCTCGTCGTGATGCTCGTGCCGAGGGACCGCGACCAGTGGCTCGCCGCCGGGCACGACCGGCTCGACCTCAGGCACTGCTGCTACTGGACCAACCTCGCCGGACACCCCGTGACCGGCCGGCGCCGCACCACCGTACGGATCCCGACCACGCGGATCTTCGACGACCGTGCGCTGTGCGAGATCATGACCCGGGTCGGGTCGGGAGGGACACCCTGATGAACCTGCACTCACCGCACCTCGAACCGCTCCCGTCCCCGCGGTACGCCCCGGGCGGTCCCGATCCCGCGCAGGTCGACCCGCAGGTGCTGGGAGCGCTGCTGCACCGGCACGGATGGCTGCGGCGCGGCGGCGCGGCCGGCCGGTACGGCCGCTGGACCCCGCCCGGCCGCTCGGGCACCAGCCTGCTCGTCCCCGAGAGCCGCACCTTCCCCGACTGCACGGACCTGCTGGAGGAGGCGCTCACCGCCCTGGCGCACGGCGGACTGCCCTCGGCGCGCGAGGTGCTCCTCGGACTGAGCGTGCCCAGCGACGAGATCCGCTGGGACCGGGAGATCCCGGAGGGGCCCCACGGGTACCGGGGCGAGGCCTCCTGGTCCGTGCAGGAGCAGCTGCGCTCGGCCGCCCGCCGGCTCCTGCTCGCGGGGGCCCTCGCCGACCGGGCCCGGGCCGGCTACTACGGGGCCCGGTACCAGGCGCAGGCCGAGCGCGCCCTGGACGGGGTCCTGGTGGGGCCCTCTCCGGGCGGACGCCGGCTGACCGCGTACGTTCCCGTGGACGGCGGCCGGGGACCCGTGACCCGGCTGCACCACGCCCTGCACGCGGCCCGCGAGGCGGTGGACTACCAGCGGGCCACCGGAGGCATGGAGGCCTTCGACGCGGCGGTGGCCGCCGGGGTCAGCCGGGAACTCGCCGAAGCGCTCATCGCCCTGGTCCGGGGCTCGGAGGGGGCCCGGATCACCCTGGCCTGGGCGCCGGCGGCCGGGGTCCCGGCCGGCTGTGCGGCCCGCCCCGAGCCGGTGGAGTTCTCCCCGGGCGACCTGCCCGTGCTGCGCGAGGCCGCCGCCCGCTACACCCGCGCGGAACCCGCCGTACCGGTCCGGCT
Protein-coding sequences here:
- a CDS encoding DUF4365 domain-containing protein, with product MALTQPEPGGVLHEGTGPRTGALRGTLATTACMETLQVGYLHAVAAAAGCSLSQPFPDNGIDWHVSHGAPEHVVDDEVTIKVQLKATYQIPPRPAGATFGFTLDNEHLVKLARTPVAVHKILVVMLVPRDRDQWLAAGHDRLDLRHCCYWTNLAGHPVTGRRRTTVRIPTTRIFDDRALCEIMTRVGSGGTP